In one window of Kitasatospora sp. MMS16-BH015 DNA:
- a CDS encoding ATP-binding protein: MSGATQGSREALPLSWHRFALSCHPAERAVPELRLVLRGALATLGLPAELAEATELVATELAGNAVRRAGGDFSFRLLPTPAALRIEVADPSARLPRTPPPAALATHGRGLPLLAALADDWGAVPTATGKTCWAVFHRPH, translated from the coding sequence ATGTCCGGTGCCACGCAGGGAAGTCGGGAGGCCCTGCCGCTCAGCTGGCACCGCTTCGCCCTCAGCTGCCACCCCGCCGAGCGGGCCGTCCCCGAGCTCCGGCTCGTGCTACGTGGCGCCCTGGCCACCCTCGGCCTGCCGGCCGAACTCGCCGAGGCCACCGAGCTGGTGGCCACCGAGCTGGCCGGCAACGCCGTCCGGCGCGCCGGGGGTGACTTCTCCTTCCGGCTGCTGCCCACCCCGGCCGCGCTCCGGATCGAGGTCGCCGACCCCTCCGCCCGACTGCCCCGCACCCCGCCCCCGGCCGCCCTCGCCACCCACGGCCGGGGGCTCCCGCTGCTGGCCGCCCTCGCCGATGACTGGGGCGCCGTGCCCACCGCCACCGGCAAGACCTGCTGGGCCGTGTTCCACCGCCCGCACTGA
- a CDS encoding glycosyl hydrolase, whose protein sequence is MFQRIRAALISALLLVPLLGAFPAAASAATVATPSDPQATAAAGQVLDWLGHLPGRAGHRVVSGMFAGYSGTTFSLGQVEGLKTQTGQYPGLIACDYGAGGSATVDYSCNAELKAWWAKGGLVSVSVHAPNPAQPNFQGLYHHLDGLPQLTDPGTPLGAAWQQTLDRIAAGLAELDAAGVPVLFRPFHEMNTSGPNAFWWSGQDRAAYAAVWQYTYRYLTQAKGLHNLLWVYSPLCGAGDRAAYYPGDAYTDVVGLDCYPADPAAAQGYEELTALHKPFAFAEIGPPNDPATHLPAPASYDYGRWAEAIRTRFPATSYFLAWNDQWGPTAQLGATALWNDRWTVDLGGIDLGAKTDPAGPPRTPGPGVPLEGFEQGLDGWGGWQTLHGPWTVTEWASQGASSLKADVDLAQPETYLDKTGHQDLSGYATLSVDARTAPWGSPAAGTTAKLYLRTGAGLAWYDSGPTVVGPDGAVLTLPLAGVADLADVREIGVRFAPAAGAAGQSAVYLDNLTATRPAAALGDFETGTTEGWGAWQIKNGPWSVTEWSAQGTHALKADVQLENGESFLLHRFPAPADLSGRLILTATARTAPWGAQATGTEAKLYLKTGPTCAWHDSGPFPVTPTATRLAFNLANVPDLTQVCEVGVDFAPAPGATGQSAVYLDGVTAQ, encoded by the coding sequence ATGTTTCAGAGAATCCGCGCCGCACTGATATCGGCGCTCCTGCTGGTCCCGCTGCTGGGAGCCTTCCCCGCCGCCGCCTCGGCGGCCACCGTGGCGACCCCGTCCGATCCGCAGGCCACGGCGGCGGCCGGGCAGGTGCTCGACTGGCTGGGGCACCTGCCCGGCCGGGCCGGCCACCGGGTGGTGTCCGGGATGTTCGCCGGGTACAGCGGGACGACCTTCTCGCTCGGGCAGGTGGAGGGGCTCAAGACGCAGACCGGGCAGTACCCCGGGCTGATCGCCTGCGACTACGGGGCCGGCGGGAGCGCCACCGTCGATTACTCCTGCAACGCCGAGCTCAAGGCCTGGTGGGCCAAGGGCGGCCTGGTCTCGGTCAGCGTGCACGCGCCGAACCCGGCGCAGCCGAACTTCCAGGGCCTCTACCACCACCTGGACGGCCTCCCGCAGCTCACCGACCCGGGCACGCCGCTCGGCGCCGCCTGGCAGCAGACCCTGGACCGGATCGCCGCCGGGCTGGCCGAGCTGGACGCGGCGGGCGTGCCCGTGCTGTTCCGCCCGTTCCACGAGATGAACACCTCCGGGCCGAACGCCTTCTGGTGGAGCGGGCAGGACCGGGCCGCGTACGCCGCTGTCTGGCAGTACACCTACCGCTACCTGACCCAGGCCAAGGGCCTGCACAACCTGCTCTGGGTCTACTCGCCGCTCTGCGGCGCGGGGGACAGGGCCGCCTACTACCCGGGCGACGCCTACACCGACGTGGTCGGCCTGGACTGCTACCCGGCCGATCCGGCGGCGGCCCAGGGCTACGAGGAGCTGACCGCGCTGCACAAGCCGTTCGCCTTCGCCGAGATCGGACCGCCGAACGACCCGGCCACCCACCTGCCGGCCCCCGCCTCCTACGACTACGGCCGCTGGGCCGAGGCGATCCGCACCCGCTTCCCGGCCACCAGCTACTTCCTGGCCTGGAACGACCAGTGGGGGCCGACGGCGCAGCTGGGCGCCACGGCCCTGTGGAACGACCGCTGGACGGTCGACCTGGGCGGGATCGACCTCGGCGCGAAGACCGACCCGGCCGGGCCGCCGCGGACCCCGGGGCCGGGCGTGCCGCTGGAGGGCTTCGAACAGGGCCTGGACGGCTGGGGCGGTTGGCAGACCCTGCACGGGCCCTGGACGGTGACCGAATGGGCCTCCCAGGGGGCCTCCTCGCTCAAGGCCGACGTGGACCTGGCCCAGCCCGAGACCTACCTGGACAAGACCGGTCACCAGGACCTGAGCGGGTACGCCACGCTCTCGGTGGACGCCCGCACCGCGCCCTGGGGCAGCCCGGCGGCCGGCACCACGGCCAAGCTCTACCTGCGCACCGGCGCGGGCCTGGCCTGGTACGACAGCGGGCCGACGGTGGTCGGCCCGGACGGCGCCGTGCTCACCCTCCCGCTCGCCGGGGTGGCCGACCTCGCGGACGTGCGGGAGATCGGCGTCCGCTTCGCGCCCGCGGCCGGGGCCGCGGGCCAGAGCGCGGTTTACCTGGACAACCTGACGGCCACCCGCCCGGCGGCGGCCCTCGGCGACTTCGAGACCGGCACCACCGAGGGCTGGGGCGCCTGGCAGATCAAGAACGGCCCCTGGTCGGTCACCGAGTGGTCCGCCCAGGGCACCCACGCCCTCAAGGCCGACGTCCAACTGGAGAACGGCGAGTCCTTCCTGCTCCACCGCTTCCCCGCCCCGGCGGACCTGAGCGGCCGCCTCATCCTCACCGCCACCGCCCGTACCGCCCCCTGGGGCGCCCAGGCCACCGGCACCGAGGCCAAGCTCTACCTGAAGACCGGCCCCACCTGCGCCTGGCACGACAGCGGCCCCTTCCCCGTCACCCCCACCGCAACCCGCCTCGCCTTCAACCTCGCCAACGTCCCCGACCTCACCCAGGTCTGCGAGGTCGGCGTCGACTTCGCCCCCGCCCCCGGAGCCACCGGCCAGTCGGCCGTCTACCTGGACGGAGTCACGGCTCAGTAG
- a CDS encoding Uma2 family endonuclease — protein MNPERFALLEEARRSLPDGFKVELSGDTIVMTVSPSGIHQRNLLLVRRQFDRHAPAELLPSENTDLVSPAVGKSRNPDLTYLPEVALQTSANQIPAELAAVAVELVSPSNPENDWVGKVRDYPLMGIPLYLLVDARQKSVTLFSRPEGTRYHRREDVEFGETLHIPEPFGFDLVTEDLLAY, from the coding sequence ATGAACCCGGAGCGCTTCGCCCTCCTCGAGGAAGCCCGCCGGAGCCTGCCGGACGGCTTCAAGGTGGAGCTCTCGGGCGACACCATCGTGATGACGGTCAGCCCATCCGGCATCCACCAGCGGAACCTGCTGCTGGTCCGCCGGCAGTTCGACCGGCACGCCCCGGCCGAACTGCTGCCCAGCGAGAACACCGACCTGGTCTCGCCCGCCGTCGGCAAGAGCCGCAACCCCGACCTGACCTACCTTCCGGAGGTCGCGCTGCAGACCTCGGCGAACCAGATCCCGGCCGAGCTGGCCGCGGTGGCCGTCGAGCTGGTCTCGCCCTCGAACCCGGAGAACGACTGGGTGGGGAAGGTCCGCGACTACCCGTTGATGGGGATCCCGCTGTACCTGCTGGTGGATGCCCGGCAGAAGTCCGTCACCCTGTTCAGCCGGCCCGAGGGGACCAGGTACCACCGGCGCGAGGACGTGGAGTTCGGTGAGACCCTGCACATCCCCGAGCCGTTCGGCTTCGACCTGGTCACCGAGGACCTGCTGGCCTACTGA
- a CDS encoding metallopeptidase family protein, with translation MTRDEFETLVADALDQIPPQLAAMMDNVAIFVEDEPDPAEPELLGLYEGTPLTERGEWYAGVLPDRIIIYMGPTLRHCATQEEAVAEVRTTVIHEVAHHFGFDDHELHELGWS, from the coding sequence ATGACCCGGGACGAGTTCGAGACGCTGGTCGCCGATGCCCTCGACCAGATCCCCCCGCAGCTCGCCGCGATGATGGACAACGTCGCGATCTTCGTCGAGGACGAGCCCGATCCGGCCGAGCCGGAGCTGCTCGGGCTGTACGAGGGGACGCCGCTCACCGAGCGCGGCGAGTGGTACGCCGGGGTGCTCCCCGACCGGATCATCATCTACATGGGCCCGACCCTCCGACACTGCGCCACCCAGGAGGAGGCCGTCGCCGAGGTCCGCACCACGGTCATCCACGAGGTCGCCCACCACTTCGGCTTCGACGACCACGAGCTCCACGAACTCGGCTGGTCCTGA
- a CDS encoding CrcB family protein, with amino-acid sequence MTVERTAEAAPPRARAHRQGQGPVLGVVALGGVLGAWARYGAGLLWPTAAGAFPWTTLLVNVVGCAVIGFFLVAVTEVWAPHPLLRPFFGTGVLGGFTTFSTYVLDAHGLVERGEAVKGLGYLAGTLVAALGAVWLSASLTRWAFGRRTAR; translated from the coding sequence ATGACAGTCGAACGGACCGCGGAGGCCGCGCCGCCGCGGGCGCGGGCCCACCGGCAGGGGCAGGGGCCCGTGCTCGGAGTGGTCGCGCTCGGTGGGGTGCTCGGGGCCTGGGCCCGGTACGGCGCCGGGCTGCTCTGGCCCACCGCCGCCGGGGCCTTCCCGTGGACCACGCTGCTGGTCAACGTGGTCGGCTGCGCCGTGATCGGCTTCTTCCTGGTGGCGGTGACCGAGGTCTGGGCGCCGCACCCGCTGCTCCGCCCGTTCTTCGGCACCGGCGTGCTCGGCGGCTTCACCACCTTCTCCACCTACGTGCTGGACGCGCACGGCCTGGTCGAGCGTGGCGAGGCGGTCAAGGGCTTGGGGTACCTGGCGGGCACGCTGGTGGCCGCGCTCGGCGCGGTCTGGCTGAGCGCGAGCCTGACCCGGTGGGCGTTCGGACGGAGGACGGCCCGATGA
- a CDS encoding DUF190 domain-containing protein, whose protein sequence is METVAALRLTVFVGENDVWHHRPLYSEIVHRAHAAGLAGASVFRGVEGFGGSAVVHTTRLLSLGEDLPVAVVIVDAPERVRAFLPELAGLVAEGLAVLDSCETVRFGDGA, encoded by the coding sequence ATCGAGACCGTGGCCGCGCTGCGGCTGACCGTCTTCGTCGGCGAGAACGACGTCTGGCACCACCGCCCGCTCTACAGCGAGATCGTGCACCGCGCGCACGCCGCCGGCCTGGCCGGGGCGAGCGTGTTCCGGGGCGTCGAGGGCTTCGGCGGCTCGGCGGTGGTGCACACCACCCGGCTGCTCTCGCTCGGCGAGGACCTGCCGGTGGCCGTGGTGATCGTGGACGCGCCCGAGCGCGTCCGAGCCTTCCTGCCGGAGCTGGCCGGTCTGGTGGCCGAGGGCCTGGCGGTGCTGGACAGTTGTGAGACCGTCAGGTTCGGGGACGGGGCGTGA
- the crcB gene encoding fluoride efflux transporter CrcB has protein sequence MSAANWLLVAAGAAVGAPLRCLTDRVVQARHDTVFPWGTFTVNVVGSAVLGLVGGAVAAGAGSPHLQLLVGTGFCGALTTYSTFGYETLRLAETGARLLAFANVCGSLLAGLGAVWLGTEVATAIWG, from the coding sequence GTGAGTGCGGCGAACTGGCTACTGGTGGCGGCCGGGGCCGCGGTCGGTGCGCCGCTGCGGTGCCTGACGGACCGTGTGGTGCAGGCCCGGCACGACACCGTCTTCCCCTGGGGCACCTTCACCGTCAACGTGGTCGGCAGCGCGGTGCTCGGCCTGGTCGGCGGCGCGGTGGCCGCCGGCGCCGGCTCCCCGCACCTGCAACTGCTGGTCGGCACCGGCTTCTGCGGCGCGCTCACCACGTACTCCACGTTCGGCTACGAGACCCTGCGGCTGGCCGAGACCGGCGCGCGGCTGCTCGCCTTCGCCAATGTGTGCGGCAGCCTGCTGGCCGGCCTCGGAGCGGTCTGGCTCGGCACCGAGGTGGCCACCGCGATCTGGGGCTGA
- a CDS encoding DEAD/DEAH box helicase, with protein sequence MPANGSDSDAPTTDSLETTAVEAAEIAADLDELDAELDADTDAVAEQDEAEAAPAEPTVTFGDLGLHDDVVRALAKRGVTTPFPIQAATIPDALAGKDVLGRGRTGSGKTLSFGLPLLTRLAGGERTRPKHPRGLILVPTRELAMQVADALEPFGSVLGLKLKVVCGGTSMSNQIYALERGVDVLVATPGRLRDLINRGSAKLGDVETVVLDEADQMADMGFLPEVTEILDQVPAGGQRLLFSATLENEIDTLVKRYLKSPVTHEVDPSAGAVTTMTHHILVVKPKDKAPITNAIAARKGRTIIFVRTQMGADRVAEQLIEAGVKADALHGGMTQGARTRVLGDFKDGYVNVVVATDVAARGIHVDGIDLVLNVDPAGDHKDYLHRSGRTARAGRSGAVVTLVLPHQRRGVFRLMEDAGVEASRHILDHAFDAEVAKITGARSLVEVQAESASGIAGAAEREVAEMTRQLERAQRRATELREEADRLAARAARERADLGIEDEAPAAEDTTEEAPAAEAAAPAVEAERTPSYREARTERPSYGNREDRPARSFGDRDRGDRGGFNRDDRGGRPSFGDRDRGDRGGRSFGDRDNRSGGFNREDRPARSFGDRDRGDRGGFNRDDRGGRPSFGDRDNRSGGFNRDNRSGGFNRDNRSGGFNRDDRGGRPSFGDRDNRSGGFNRDDRGGRSFGDRPSFGDRDRGAAGASRPFSRRDDHRSGGRPQGGFNRDDRGGRPSFGDRDNRSGGFNRDDRKPRWKS encoded by the coding sequence ATGCCCGCGAACGGCTCGGACTCCGACGCCCCCACCACCGACTCCCTCGAGACCACCGCCGTCGAGGCCGCCGAGATCGCGGCCGACCTGGACGAGCTGGACGCCGAGCTCGACGCCGACACCGACGCTGTCGCCGAGCAGGACGAGGCCGAGGCCGCCCCCGCCGAGCCCACCGTCACCTTCGGTGACCTGGGCCTGCACGACGACGTGGTGCGGGCGCTCGCCAAGCGCGGCGTCACCACCCCGTTCCCGATCCAGGCCGCGACCATCCCGGACGCGCTGGCCGGCAAGGACGTGCTCGGCCGTGGCCGCACCGGCTCCGGCAAGACCCTGAGCTTCGGCCTGCCGCTGCTCACCCGCCTCGCCGGTGGCGAGCGCACCCGCCCGAAGCACCCGCGCGGCCTGATCCTGGTGCCGACCCGCGAGCTGGCCATGCAGGTCGCCGACGCCCTGGAGCCCTTCGGCTCGGTGCTCGGCCTCAAGCTCAAGGTCGTCTGCGGTGGCACCTCGATGTCGAACCAGATCTACGCGCTGGAGCGCGGTGTCGACGTCCTGGTCGCCACCCCCGGCCGTCTGCGTGACCTGATCAACCGCGGCAGCGCCAAGCTCGGCGACGTCGAGACCGTCGTCCTCGACGAGGCCGACCAGATGGCCGACATGGGCTTCCTGCCCGAGGTCACCGAGATCCTCGACCAGGTGCCGGCCGGCGGTCAGCGCCTGCTCTTCTCCGCCACCCTGGAGAACGAGATCGACACCCTGGTCAAGCGCTACCTGAAGAGCCCGGTCACCCACGAGGTCGACCCGTCGGCCGGTGCCGTCACCACCATGACGCACCACATCCTCGTGGTGAAGCCGAAGGACAAGGCCCCGATCACCAACGCGATCGCCGCCCGCAAGGGCCGCACGATCATCTTCGTCCGCACCCAGATGGGCGCCGACCGCGTGGCCGAGCAGCTCATCGAGGCCGGTGTGAAGGCCGACGCGCTGCACGGCGGCATGACCCAGGGCGCCCGTACCCGCGTCCTCGGCGACTTCAAGGACGGCTACGTCAACGTGGTCGTCGCCACCGACGTGGCCGCCCGTGGCATCCACGTCGACGGCATCGACCTGGTGCTCAACGTCGACCCGGCCGGTGACCACAAGGACTACCTGCACCGCTCCGGCCGCACCGCCCGGGCCGGCCGCTCCGGCGCCGTCGTCACCCTGGTGCTGCCGCACCAGCGCCGTGGCGTCTTCCGCCTGATGGAGGACGCGGGTGTGGAGGCCAGCCGCCACATCCTCGACCACGCCTTCGACGCCGAGGTCGCCAAGATCACCGGCGCCCGCTCGCTGGTCGAGGTCCAGGCCGAGTCGGCCTCCGGCATCGCCGGTGCCGCCGAGCGCGAGGTCGCCGAGATGACCCGCCAGCTGGAGCGCGCGCAGCGTCGCGCCACCGAGCTGCGCGAGGAGGCCGACCGCCTGGCCGCCCGCGCCGCCCGTGAGCGTGCCGACTTGGGCATCGAGGACGAGGCCCCCGCCGCCGAGGACACCACCGAGGAGGCCCCGGCCGCCGAGGCCGCCGCCCCCGCCGTCGAGGCCGAGCGCACCCCGAGCTACCGCGAGGCCCGCACCGAGCGCCCGTCCTACGGCAACCGCGAGGACCGTCCGGCCCGCTCCTTCGGTGACCGCGACCGTGGCGACCGTGGTGGCTTCAACCGTGACGACCGTGGTGGCCGTCCGTCCTTCGGTGACCGCGACCGCGGCGACCGTGGCGGCCGTTCCTTCGGTGACCGCGACAACCGCTCGGGTGGCTTCAACCGCGAGGACCGTCCGGCCCGCTCCTTCGGGGACCGCGACCGTGGCGACCGTGGTGGCTTCAACCGTGACGACCGCGGTGGCCGTCCGTCCTTCGGCGACCGTGACAACCGCTCCGGTGGCTTCAACCGCGACAACCGCTCGGGTGGCTTCAACCGGGACAACCGTTCCGGGGGCTTCAACCGTGACGACCGCGGTGGCCGTCCGTCCTTCGGCGACCGTGACAACCGTTCCGGTGGCTTCAACCGCGACGACCGCGGCGGCCGTTCCTTCGGCGACCGCCCGTCCTTCGGTGACCGCGACCGTGGCGCCGCCGGCGCGAGCCGTCCGTTCTCGCGCCGCGACGACCACCGCTCGGGTGGCCGCCCGCAGGGTGGCTTCAACCGTGACGACCGTGGTGGCCGTCCGTCCTTCGGCGACCGTGACAACCGCTCCGGTGGTTTCAACCGCGACGACCGCAAGCCGCGCTGGAAGAGCTGA
- a CDS encoding TIGR02452 family protein, with the protein MGNRLQNVAASNEEIAARGSYQAPSGAEVEIAAALAAARAGTVSYGPEEEYPAGAGPYGGRIEVTAEGSMTAARRLVEAGGRHVGVLNFASARNPGGGYLRGSKAQEEDLCRSALLYHCLLAAPDYYEAHRASTDLRYSHRVIFSPAVPVIRDDHRELLERPYPVSFLTSPAPNAGQLALRSEGRPVDVRAELVERAGRVLAVAERHGVRELVLGAWGCGVFGNDPAEVAEAFAQALGSHGAAFDTVVFAVWDRSPVSPNRAAFEARFGS; encoded by the coding sequence ATGGGAAATCGACTGCAGAACGTCGCGGCGTCCAACGAGGAGATCGCCGCGCGGGGGAGTTACCAGGCGCCCTCCGGGGCCGAGGTGGAGATCGCGGCGGCGCTGGCCGCCGCCCGGGCCGGCACGGTCTCGTACGGGCCCGAGGAGGAGTACCCCGCCGGAGCCGGGCCGTACGGCGGCCGGATCGAGGTGACGGCCGAGGGCAGCATGACGGCGGCCCGGCGGCTGGTCGAGGCGGGCGGGCGGCACGTCGGGGTGCTCAACTTCGCCTCCGCGCGCAACCCGGGCGGCGGCTACCTGCGCGGGTCCAAGGCCCAGGAGGAGGACCTCTGCCGCTCGGCCCTGCTCTACCACTGCCTGCTGGCCGCCCCCGACTACTACGAGGCGCACCGGGCCTCGACCGACCTGCGGTACAGCCACCGGGTGATCTTCTCCCCGGCCGTGCCGGTGATCCGGGACGACCACCGGGAGCTCCTCGAACGGCCCTACCCCGTCTCCTTCCTGACCTCGCCGGCGCCCAACGCCGGTCAGCTGGCGCTGCGTTCGGAAGGCCGACCGGTGGACGTGCGGGCCGAGCTGGTCGAGCGGGCCGGGCGGGTGCTGGCGGTGGCCGAGCGGCACGGGGTGCGGGAGTTGGTGCTCGGGGCCTGGGGCTGCGGGGTGTTCGGCAACGACCCGGCCGAGGTGGCGGAGGCCTTCGCCCAGGCCCTCGGCAGCCACGGCGCGGCCTTCGACACGGTGGTCTTCGCGGTCTGGGACCGGTCGCCGGTCTCGCCGAACCGGGCCGCGTTCGAGGCCCGGTTCGGTTCCTGA
- a CDS encoding tyrosine-protein phosphatase, which translates to MTERAFDDPSATPLPHAPAAADGIPALLPIPGVRNLRDAGITGLRPGLLYRSGHLAELTPDGAEQLAELGLRTVIDLRTGNELKLLPDQRHHLDFEHLHLPVLPDREQRSTDWSEGQEATYRYMAEAGGPAIAATVRRLATPGAFPALIHCAVGKDRTGLTIAVLQSLAGASPEDVLADFLRSNRNLGLDQGSIPYLDEHGREGVSHPVAAHLLEISLTHIHTRHASIPAYLHHHGVPPTTLDTLSSLLTA; encoded by the coding sequence ATGACCGAGCGCGCGTTCGACGACCCGTCCGCCACTCCCCTCCCGCACGCCCCCGCCGCCGCAGACGGCATCCCGGCGCTGCTGCCGATCCCCGGCGTCCGCAACCTGCGCGACGCCGGGATCACCGGCCTGCGCCCCGGCCTGCTCTACCGATCCGGCCACCTGGCCGAGTTGACCCCGGACGGGGCGGAACAGCTGGCCGAGCTCGGCCTGCGCACGGTGATCGACCTGCGCACCGGCAACGAGCTCAAGCTGCTCCCCGACCAGCGCCACCACCTCGACTTCGAGCACCTGCACCTGCCCGTGCTGCCCGACCGCGAGCAGCGCAGCACCGACTGGTCCGAGGGCCAGGAGGCCACCTACCGCTACATGGCCGAGGCCGGCGGCCCGGCGATCGCCGCCACCGTCCGCCGCCTGGCCACCCCGGGCGCCTTCCCGGCCCTGATCCACTGCGCCGTCGGCAAGGACCGCACCGGCCTCACCATCGCCGTCCTCCAGTCCCTGGCCGGCGCCTCACCCGAGGACGTCCTGGCCGACTTCCTCCGCTCCAACCGCAACCTCGGCCTCGACCAGGGCTCCATCCCCTACCTCGACGAGCACGGCCGCGAGGGCGTCTCCCACCCCGTAGCCGCCCACCTCCTGGAGATCTCCCTCACCCACATCCACACCCGGCACGCCTCCATCCCCGCCTACCTCCACCACCACGGCGTCCCGCCCACCACCCTCGACACCCTCAGCTCCCTCCTGACCGCCTGA
- a CDS encoding SDR family oxidoreductase translates to MSEKILLITGGSRGIGAATALLAAARGYRVCVNYRMDEAAAASVVDAIEAAGGTAFAVRADVSRTAEVERLFRAVDETYGPLDALVNNAGTLERQSRLEDLDEERLARIWSANITGPFLCAAAAVRRMSTRHGGRGGAIVNVSSRAAQLGSPNEYVDYAASKGALDSMTTGLALEVAAEGIRVNSVRPGLIHTGIHALGGEPGRVDRVGPLLPMGRGGTPEEVAESIVFLLSEASSYTTGAFIDLAGGR, encoded by the coding sequence ATGAGCGAGAAGATCCTCCTGATCACCGGCGGCAGCCGGGGCATCGGTGCGGCGACGGCCCTGCTGGCGGCGGCCCGCGGCTACCGGGTCTGTGTCAACTACCGGATGGACGAGGCTGCGGCGGCCTCGGTGGTCGATGCGATCGAGGCCGCCGGGGGCACCGCCTTCGCCGTCCGCGCGGACGTCAGCCGGACGGCCGAGGTGGAGCGACTGTTCCGGGCCGTGGACGAGACGTACGGGCCGCTGGACGCGCTGGTCAACAACGCGGGCACACTCGAACGGCAGTCCCGGCTGGAGGACTTGGACGAGGAGCGGCTGGCCCGGATCTGGTCGGCCAACATCACCGGGCCGTTCCTCTGCGCGGCGGCGGCCGTCCGCCGGATGTCCACCCGGCACGGCGGGCGGGGCGGGGCGATCGTCAACGTCTCCTCGCGGGCCGCCCAGCTCGGCAGCCCCAACGAGTACGTGGACTACGCCGCGTCCAAGGGCGCGCTCGACAGCATGACCACCGGCCTGGCCCTGGAGGTCGCGGCCGAGGGCATCCGGGTCAACTCCGTCCGGCCGGGCCTGATCCACACCGGCATCCACGCCCTCGGCGGCGAGCCCGGCCGGGTCGACCGGGTCGGCCCGCTGCTCCCGATGGGCCGGGGCGGCACCCCCGAGGAGGTCGCCGAGTCGATCGTCTTCCTGCTCTCCGAGGCCTCCTCCTACACCACCGGCGCCTTCATCGACCTGGCCGGCGGCCGCTGA